The following proteins are co-located in the Fibrobacter sp. UWB15 genome:
- a CDS encoding helicase-related protein: MPTFIDNVTVTLNDELKSTLRTGGRLSIAAASFSIYAYEALKKELENIEELHFLFTKPTFTKTDAAKNSKEQREFYIPKLNRERSLYGTEFEIKLRNQLSQKAIAKECADWIRRKVKFKTNVSDQVVHAGSIVVSDPAGEKTAFTPINDFSKTELGLEKGNYMGFGINKIEAPISNNFLASFNRIWNDDEKLQDITDTILESIENVYRENSPDYIYFVTLYNIFHEFLDNISEDDLANEATGFKNSAIWNKLYDFQKEASLAIINKLEKFNGCILADSVGLGKTFTALSVIKYYENKNRNVLVLCPKKLRDNWLTYRENYKNNPVASDRFAYRVMNHSDLSRTSGYSGDIDIARFNWSNYELIVIDESHNFRNGGKTTDMGNDEDPKENRYLQLMNKVIRQGVRTKVLMLSATPVNNRFNDLKNQLELAYEGDSSQLEQAIGTGDRTIADIFKQAQSAYSKWSELEESERTTQRLLGMLSFDFFKILDSVTIARSRKHIEKFYDTSKIGAFPERLKPIARRPGITDIDSSVTFRAIISLLQKLKLVVYSPSAYILPSRLYKYEDDAPTKTGGKGLSLIDRERGIRVLMQVQLLKRLESSIYSFNTSLGHIKTLMGDTLVKLRNHVADLEINDIDGLGLDEDEITVGRENNRIHLDDLDYKSWERDLNADCETITKLIEMISVVTPEHDSKLQQLLADIDNKIEHPFNNDNRKVIVFSAFSDTAEYLYNNVAEHVLKKYGLHSALVTGDVNGRTTLKTKRKMDFNMALTLFSPISKEKQAIYPEIKENIDILIATDCISEGQNLQDCDYLVNYDIHWNPVRIIQRFGRIDRIGSKNKSIQLVNFWPDIELDEYINLKGRVESKMKAVVMTSTGDDNPIAPEEPGDLDYRRDQLKRLHDEVVDLEEMNKGVSIMDLGLNEFRQDLIEYMKDNPDIDHTPHGLHAVVAKTANLPEGVIFVLKNKTGEINIGKRNRLHPFYMVYLDNDGNVITNHLAPKDLLDNVRALSKGKVEPLKDLCKAFNKETADGKRMDRYSKLLDKAVESIVDVRKESAIDSFLGGDQGELFDKVPAGLDDFELISFFVVK, encoded by the coding sequence ATGCCGACCTTTATTGACAATGTAACCGTCACCCTCAATGACGAACTGAAGTCGACCCTGAGGACCGGGGGCCGCTTATCTATCGCTGCAGCAAGTTTTTCCATTTACGCCTATGAAGCCCTGAAAAAAGAACTGGAAAACATCGAAGAACTCCATTTCTTATTTACCAAGCCGACTTTTACTAAAACGGATGCTGCCAAGAATAGCAAGGAACAACGCGAATTCTACATACCCAAGTTGAACCGCGAACGTTCTTTATACGGCACGGAATTCGAAATAAAGTTACGCAACCAGCTTTCGCAAAAAGCAATCGCCAAGGAATGCGCCGATTGGATTCGTCGCAAGGTCAAGTTCAAGACGAATGTTTCAGACCAGGTGGTCCACGCAGGTTCCATAGTCGTGTCTGACCCTGCCGGTGAAAAAACGGCATTCACACCGATTAACGATTTTAGCAAGACGGAACTCGGCCTTGAAAAAGGCAACTATATGGGTTTTGGCATAAATAAAATCGAAGCGCCCATATCGAACAATTTTCTCGCGTCATTCAACAGAATTTGGAACGACGACGAAAAGTTGCAAGACATCACCGATACGATTCTTGAAAGCATTGAGAATGTCTATCGCGAAAATTCACCGGACTACATTTACTTCGTTACGCTCTATAACATTTTCCACGAGTTCCTCGATAACATTTCCGAAGATGATTTGGCAAACGAGGCGACAGGTTTCAAGAACAGCGCCATCTGGAATAAACTTTACGATTTCCAAAAAGAGGCAAGCCTTGCTATTATCAACAAGCTGGAAAAATTCAACGGTTGCATTCTTGCCGATAGCGTCGGTCTAGGTAAAACATTTACGGCCCTTTCGGTCATCAAGTACTACGAGAACAAGAACCGCAACGTGCTTGTGCTTTGCCCCAAAAAGTTGCGCGACAACTGGCTCACTTATCGCGAAAACTACAAGAACAATCCTGTTGCAAGCGATCGTTTTGCTTACAGGGTCATGAACCACTCCGACCTTTCCCGCACTTCGGGCTATTCGGGCGACATTGATATCGCACGATTCAACTGGAGCAATTACGAACTTATCGTCATCGACGAAAGCCATAATTTCCGCAACGGTGGCAAGACCACCGACATGGGCAACGATGAAGACCCGAAAGAAAATCGCTACTTGCAGTTGATGAACAAAGTCATTCGTCAAGGCGTTCGCACTAAGGTTCTGATGCTGTCGGCAACCCCGGTAAACAACCGCTTTAACGATCTCAAGAACCAGCTGGAACTTGCCTATGAAGGCGACTCAAGCCAATTGGAACAGGCAATCGGAACTGGAGACAGAACCATCGCCGATATTTTCAAGCAGGCACAATCTGCTTATAGCAAGTGGTCAGAGTTGGAAGAAAGCGAACGCACTACCCAGCGACTGCTCGGAATGCTCAGTTTTGACTTTTTCAAGATTCTTGATTCTGTTACCATCGCACGCAGCCGTAAGCACATCGAGAAATTCTACGACACGAGCAAAATCGGAGCGTTCCCTGAACGTCTCAAGCCCATTGCCCGCCGCCCGGGCATTACCGACATTGACTCTTCTGTAACTTTCCGTGCAATAATAAGCCTGTTGCAAAAGCTGAAACTTGTCGTGTATTCACCTTCGGCGTACATTCTACCGAGCAGACTCTATAAGTACGAGGACGACGCCCCGACAAAAACAGGCGGCAAAGGACTTTCTCTAATTGACCGAGAACGTGGTATCCGCGTTCTCATGCAAGTGCAACTTTTGAAGCGGCTTGAAAGTTCTATCTATTCTTTCAATACATCGCTTGGTCACATAAAGACCTTGATGGGGGACACCCTTGTCAAGCTTCGCAACCATGTTGCTGATTTGGAAATCAACGATATCGATGGGCTCGGTCTTGACGAAGACGAAATCACCGTCGGTCGCGAAAACAACCGCATCCACCTAGACGATTTGGACTACAAGTCCTGGGAACGTGATCTCAATGCCGATTGCGAAACCATTACGAAACTTATCGAGATGATTTCCGTCGTGACGCCGGAACATGATTCCAAATTGCAGCAGCTGCTTGCCGATATCGACAACAAAATCGAGCATCCGTTCAACAACGACAACCGTAAAGTTATCGTGTTCTCAGCTTTCAGCGATACAGCCGAATACCTTTACAACAATGTTGCAGAACACGTCCTCAAGAAATATGGCTTGCATTCAGCACTGGTCACAGGAGATGTAAACGGCCGCACGACGCTCAAGACCAAGAGAAAAATGGATTTCAACATGGCCTTGACCCTGTTTTCTCCCATCTCCAAAGAAAAACAGGCTATTTATCCGGAAATCAAGGAAAACATCGACATCCTGATTGCGACGGACTGCATTTCTGAAGGCCAGAACTTGCAGGATTGCGATTACCTCGTAAATTACGATATTCACTGGAACCCCGTTCGCATTATCCAGCGTTTCGGCCGTATTGACCGCATTGGTTCCAAAAACAAGAGCATCCAGCTGGTGAATTTCTGGCCGGATATTGAACTGGATGAATACATCAACTTGAAAGGCCGTGTAGAATCAAAGATGAAGGCCGTCGTGATGACCTCTACTGGCGACGACAACCCGATTGCTCCCGAAGAACCCGGCGACCTTGACTACCGACGTGACCAGCTGAAACGATTGCACGACGAAGTTGTTGACCTTGAAGAGATGAACAAGGGTGTATCCATCATGGATTTGGGTTTGAATGAATTCCGTCAAGACCTGATTGAATACATGAAGGACAATCCCGATATCGACCACACTCCGCATGGCCTCCACGCTGTCGTAGCAAAGACCGCCAACCTCCCCGAAGGCGTCATTTTCGTGCTCAAGAACAAGACTGGCGAAATTAACATCGGCAAGAGAAACCGTCTGCATCCGTTCTACATGGTTTATTTGGACAACGATGGCAACGTGATTACAAACCACCTTGCACCAAAGGATTTGCTAGATAACGTACGCGCACTGAGTAAAGGCAAAGTGGAACCTTTGAAAGACCTGTGCAAAGCGTTCAACAAAGAGACCGCCGACGGCAAGCGAATGGACCGCTACTCCAAGCTGCTTGACAAGGCCGTAGAATCTATCGTAGATGTCCGCAAGGAAAGCGCTATAGACAGTTTCCTCGGCGGCGACCAGGGTGAACTTTTTGACAAGGTCCCCGCCGGCCTTGACGACTTTGAACTCATCAGCTTCTTCGTGGTGAAATAA
- a CDS encoding DUF4391 domain-containing protein encodes MYGLPANTELSRQLSKERVFTQFKVNRSAQDAFNADISTMFISNHISEATVPGLKPGKKVLGIYVLTLNLKHPSCGKKNLELLAKAIPQNMVFALVLDGTVQFAVYYENLYATKPVKAENAKLELQGTDLDEVWEGLIKSIGNIVVEGENTLVEQIAADDAREALQKKIEDLKAKAYKEKQPRRKMELINQVKELELQLENDVK; translated from the coding sequence ATGTACGGCCTGCCTGCAAATACGGAACTTTCGCGGCAACTCTCCAAAGAGCGAGTGTTTACCCAGTTCAAGGTGAACCGCTCCGCGCAAGACGCGTTCAATGCGGACATCTCGACGATGTTCATCTCGAACCATATTTCAGAAGCGACCGTGCCCGGATTAAAACCCGGGAAAAAAGTTCTGGGCATCTACGTGCTGACGCTGAACCTCAAGCACCCCAGCTGCGGCAAGAAAAATCTGGAACTGCTCGCCAAGGCAATACCGCAAAACATGGTATTTGCGCTGGTCCTTGACGGAACGGTGCAATTTGCAGTATATTACGAGAACCTGTATGCAACAAAGCCAGTAAAAGCAGAAAACGCAAAACTGGAATTGCAGGGGACGGATCTTGACGAAGTCTGGGAAGGACTAATCAAGAGTATCGGGAACATTGTCGTCGAAGGCGAAAACACCCTTGTAGAGCAGATTGCGGCAGATGACGCCCGCGAAGCCCTGCAAAAGAAAATCGAGGACCTGAAGGCAAAAGCCTACAAGGAAAAACAGCCCCGACGCAAAATGGAGCTCATAAACCAAGTCAAGGAATTGGAATTACAATTGGAAAATGATGTAAAATAA
- a CDS encoding ATP/GTP-binding protein: MFISMKIRNFRSIIETMVSMTYEEGKAPNGYKDLPRWAFLEDKAERLVPCLAIYGANAGGKSNIIKAFFAFDHLLKFGTGDAFEPFLKNGAVPVFDPNLLISDNETTYFESKIVLNGSIFTYGVEYSEKKIVHEFLNEGRDDDNRPIFEIKDSELVHFSKVSSATYKEKDLKEFLRVECSDKDGLQNRTFLYLMGTKYPALNKNIADVLEFFLKSVFISLNNQIPAGLGMKMLEDALKNQGQKETAFDKLQKITTKLDFGIERLEIDRTKLEQDAAGEYQLQINPLEGGPIGVRREGPEAFAEYLYSYHKNDEQKEVRFNFNRESMGTQIAFGVLGSILAALEKGGLVLIDELDRSLHSLVFQQIVQMFTNKRYNTQNAQLIFTAHNTDLLDADILRISEIDFVNKTKKKGTTIQRLVEFSDVRNVTNFRKRYLSGEFDGIPFPYL, from the coding sequence ATGTTCATTTCCATGAAAATAAGGAATTTCCGATCCATCATTGAAACCATGGTTTCAATGACATATGAGGAAGGAAAAGCCCCAAATGGCTATAAGGATTTGCCAAGATGGGCATTCTTGGAAGACAAGGCGGAACGTCTGGTGCCATGTCTTGCCATCTACGGAGCGAATGCCGGTGGAAAAAGTAACATTATAAAGGCATTTTTTGCATTCGACCATCTATTAAAGTTTGGTACTGGCGATGCGTTTGAACCATTTTTGAAGAATGGTGCAGTTCCTGTATTTGATCCGAACTTATTGATTTCTGATAACGAAACCACGTATTTCGAATCAAAAATTGTTCTGAACGGTTCGATCTTTACATATGGTGTCGAATATTCCGAAAAAAAGATTGTTCATGAATTTTTAAATGAAGGTCGGGATGACGACAATCGGCCTATATTTGAAATAAAGGATTCCGAACTGGTTCATTTTTCCAAAGTTTCTTCGGCAACTTACAAAGAAAAGGACCTGAAAGAATTCTTGAGAGTGGAATGTTCCGACAAGGATGGATTGCAGAACAGAACGTTCCTTTATTTGATGGGAACGAAGTACCCTGCTTTGAATAAGAACATTGCAGATGTATTGGAATTTTTCCTTAAATCGGTTTTTATTTCATTAAACAACCAGATTCCGGCCGGTCTTGGAATGAAAATGCTTGAAGACGCACTCAAGAACCAAGGGCAAAAGGAAACCGCTTTCGATAAATTGCAGAAAATAACGACAAAGCTGGATTTTGGTATCGAACGATTGGAAATAGACCGAACCAAACTAGAACAAGACGCTGCAGGCGAGTACCAATTACAAATAAATCCTTTGGAAGGAGGCCCCATAGGGGTGCGACGGGAAGGGCCGGAAGCATTTGCAGAATACCTGTATTCGTATCATAAGAATGACGAGCAAAAAGAGGTCAGATTCAACTTTAATCGAGAATCCATGGGAACGCAAATTGCTTTCGGTGTTCTAGGAAGCATTTTAGCAGCCTTAGAAAAAGGCGGACTCGTGCTCATCGATGAATTGGATCGTTCTTTGCATTCGCTTGTATTTCAGCAAATTGTCCAGATGTTTACGAATAAACGATACAACACCCAAAATGCCCAACTAATCTTTACGGCACATAATACGGATTTGCTGGATGCGGATATCTTAAGAATTTCAGAAATTGATTTCGTAAACAAGACAAAGAAAAAAGGTACGACAATACAGCGGCTTGTAGAATTCTCGGATGTCCGAAACGTCACGAATTTTAGAAAGCGCTATCTCTCCGGTGAATTCGATGGCATTCCGTTTCCTTATTTGTAA
- a CDS encoding site-specific DNA-methyltransferase: protein MTEKLKMKTVDMASENFEKLKALFPNCVTESLDKDGNPVRAIDKDLLMQEINSEVVEGQKERYQFNWPGKRDAIRKANAPTTMTLRPCKDESVDFDNTQNLYIEGDNLEVLKLLQNNYLGKVKMIYIDPPYNTGSDFVYNDNFKQDSETFLETSGMFDEDGNMTLQNFEKNTESNGRFHTDWLNMMYPRLKVARNLLSDDGVIFISIDDNEQENLKKLCSEIFGENNFVGQWNWFKSATPPALSKKIKKNIEYIFAYQKGKNEDVFRGVKKESPSNDPITKPQNSYKELTFKSGTVHAKFPDGTYKKGIYGTDKFPNELLNDLIVENGVNKNDVTFKNRFIWVQETLNEQIKSGTKIELSKQLVISYKKAEYNREVPPNLIDSQVGVDTTENAGRSISQIFDGKKIFDYPKPTSLLTYLINFFIQNNENALILDFFSGSATTAHAVMQLNAEDNGNRKFICVQLPEVTAEDSEAYKAGYKTICEIGKERIRRAGKKIKEETGLTAQNLDIGFRVLKLAESNMNDVYYKPADIDQGFLDKLDTNIKRDRTPMDLLFQVMLECDLELSSKIEEREINGKKVFFVNDKELVACFDEKIDEATITEIAKLKPYYFVMRDSSLATDNVADNFEQLWNAYSKDTIRKVL, encoded by the coding sequence ATGACCGAGAAATTGAAGATGAAGACTGTGGATATGGCAAGCGAGAACTTTGAGAAGCTCAAGGCGCTGTTCCCGAACTGCGTCACGGAATCGCTCGACAAGGACGGAAACCCGGTCCGTGCCATCGACAAGGACCTGCTCATGCAGGAAATCAACAGCGAAGTGGTCGAAGGGCAGAAGGAACGCTACCAGTTCAACTGGCCCGGCAAACGCGACGCCATCCGCAAGGCGAATGCACCCACCACGATGACGCTCCGCCCCTGCAAGGATGAATCCGTCGATTTTGACAACACGCAGAACCTCTACATCGAGGGCGACAACCTCGAAGTACTCAAGTTGCTCCAGAACAACTACCTGGGCAAAGTCAAGATGATTTACATCGACCCGCCCTACAACACGGGCAGTGACTTTGTCTATAACGACAACTTCAAGCAGGATTCCGAAACCTTCCTCGAAACGAGCGGTATGTTCGATGAAGACGGAAATATGACATTGCAGAACTTCGAGAAGAATACCGAAAGCAATGGACGTTTCCATACCGACTGGCTCAACATGATGTACCCGCGCCTGAAAGTCGCCAGAAATTTGCTTAGCGATGACGGCGTGATATTTATTTCTATTGATGATAATGAACAGGAAAACTTAAAAAAATTATGTAGCGAGATTTTTGGGGAAAATAATTTTGTCGGACAATGGAATTGGTTTAAATCAGCAACACCACCAGCACTGTCAAAAAAAATAAAGAAAAACATTGAATACATCTTTGCATATCAAAAAGGAAAAAATGAAGATGTTTTCCGTGGTGTAAAAAAAGAAAGCCCTAGTAATGATCCAATAACAAAACCACAAAACTCTTATAAGGAGTTAACGTTCAAATCAGGAACTGTTCATGCGAAATTTCCTGATGGTACTTATAAAAAAGGCATTTACGGAACAGATAAATTTCCTAATGAATTGCTAAATGATCTAATTGTAGAAAACGGCGTAAATAAAAACGATGTAACATTTAAAAACAGATTTATTTGGGTTCAAGAAACACTCAATGAACAAATCAAATCTGGAACAAAAATCGAACTTTCAAAACAGCTCGTTATTTCTTACAAAAAAGCAGAATATAATAGAGAGGTGCCTCCGAATTTAATTGATTCTCAAGTAGGTGTTGATACAACAGAAAATGCAGGAAGATCAATATCTCAAATTTTTGATGGAAAGAAAATTTTTGATTATCCCAAACCTACATCTCTATTAACATATTTAATCAATTTCTTTATACAAAATAATGAAAATGCCCTTATTCTTGATTTCTTCTCTGGCTCTGCAACAACAGCCCACGCTGTAATGCAACTTAACGCAGAAGATAATGGCAATCGTAAATTCATCTGCGTTCAGTTACCTGAAGTGACTGCAGAGGACTCCGAAGCTTACAAGGCTGGCTACAAGACCATCTGTGAAATCGGCAAGGAACGTATCCGCCGTGCCGGCAAGAAAATCAAGGAAGAAACGGGTCTTACCGCCCAAAATCTTGACATCGGCTTCCGCGTATTGAAACTTGCCGAAAGCAACATGAACGACGTGTATTACAAACCCGCCGACATCGACCAGGGTTTCCTCGATAAACTCGACACCAACATCAAACGCGACCGCACCCCGATGGATTTGCTGTTCCAGGTCATGCTAGAATGTGACCTTGAACTCTCTAGCAAAATCGAAGAACGCGAAATCAACGGCAAGAAAGTATTCTTCGTAAACGACAAGGAACTCGTCGCCTGCTTCGACGAAAAAATTGACGAAGCCACCATCACCGAAATCGCAAAACTCAAGCCTTACTACTTCGTCATGCGCGACAGCTCCCTCGCCACCGACAACGTCGCCGACAACTTCGAACAACTCTGGAACGCCTACAGCAAAGACACCATCCGGAAGGTACTGTAA
- a CDS encoding type III restriction-modification system endonuclease → MKFKFKIQQYQTDAVECIARVFDGEPCIDKTLYRRDIGKVNSPMLRLENEEGYSNHELVQSEGNLLENIRQLQLENDIKKSEKLNKNLGLVNLDIEMETGTGKTYVYIKSMFELNKRYGWSKFVVVVPSIAIREGVAKSFEMLETHFFEHYGKKAKWFVYDSSNLQKIDSYSSDAGINVMIINTQAFASSMKEGANNKESKIIYSERDEFASRKPIDVLAANRPIIIMDEPQKMEGAATQAGLKRFNPLFTLYFSATHKTDHNLIYALDALDAYNKKLVKKIQVKGFEISNIPGIKDYMYLDDIVKSKNKAPIAKIEVNVKLKSGVITRKILSFVAGDKLETATGLQVYKGLEVLNIDPERSSVTFVNDVVLSKGQVVGDISEDAMKRAQIRETIKSHFEKEKFNFERGIKTLSLFFIDEVSKYKSYDDEGNEVKGEYQKIFEEEYDYYRNENSNLFNGKYQEYLDRFDAAQVHNGYFSIDKKGHAINSALKRGSDIADDISAYDLILKNKEQLLSFDEPTRFIFSHSALREGWDNPNVFQICTLRHASSATAKRQEVGRGLRLCVDINGNRMDLDSLGENIHEVNKLTVIANESYKDFVSGLQAETKEVLRTRPTKADEEFFIGKNVTVDGVKRPITKAEADAIHAYLLINDYIDDKGNVTEVYKIALKNGTLEPIKKASIAPMEADVHKLVQSIFDESIALDGMVEDGNQTEIKDNGLNKANFEKKEFQELWNQINHKYAYTVHYDSDELIKKVVDDINANLIVKKLSYTVQSGEQKDVNDFGDNQKTASEVVDIAAMSQTKYDLVGEIAKGATLTRKTVVAILKRIDASKFALFKSNPEEFISKVIKTIKEQKATMIVECIRYNTIDDTYDSTIFTNEKHSSTYERAIPANKSIMEYVFPDSNGEKEFAEALEKATEVCVYAKLPRSFQIPTPVGNYAPDWAIAFEKDKVKHVFFVAETKGSMDTMMLRPVEKAKIECAKKLFNEASTGNVHYAHVASYQDLLNAVRAG, encoded by the coding sequence ATGAAGTTTAAGTTCAAGATTCAACAGTACCAGACCGACGCGGTGGAATGCATTGCCCGCGTGTTCGATGGCGAACCCTGTATTGACAAAACCTTGTACCGTCGCGATATCGGCAAGGTCAATTCACCCATGCTCAGGCTCGAAAACGAGGAAGGCTACAGTAACCACGAACTGGTGCAATCCGAAGGCAATCTTCTTGAAAATATCCGCCAACTCCAGCTCGAAAACGACATCAAAAAGTCTGAAAAGCTGAACAAGAATCTTGGACTTGTGAATCTTGACATTGAAATGGAGACTGGCACCGGCAAGACGTATGTCTATATCAAGTCGATGTTCGAGCTGAACAAGCGATATGGTTGGAGCAAGTTCGTCGTGGTGGTGCCGAGTATCGCCATCCGCGAAGGTGTCGCAAAAAGTTTCGAAATGCTGGAGACGCATTTCTTTGAACACTACGGCAAAAAGGCCAAGTGGTTCGTCTATGACAGTTCTAACCTGCAAAAGATTGATTCCTATTCGAGCGATGCCGGAATCAACGTGATGATTATTAACACGCAAGCGTTCGCCAGTTCCATGAAAGAGGGCGCGAACAATAAAGAAAGCAAGATTATCTATTCCGAGCGCGATGAATTTGCAAGCCGTAAACCTATTGATGTGCTAGCCGCGAACCGCCCGATTATCATTATGGACGAACCGCAAAAGATGGAAGGCGCTGCTACGCAAGCAGGCCTCAAGCGATTCAATCCGCTGTTCACCCTATATTTCTCGGCAACTCACAAGACCGACCATAACCTGATTTACGCCTTGGACGCACTGGATGCATACAACAAGAAACTTGTCAAGAAAATCCAGGTCAAGGGTTTTGAAATCAGCAATATCCCGGGCATCAAGGATTACATGTATCTTGATGACATCGTCAAAAGCAAGAACAAGGCTCCCATCGCAAAGATAGAAGTCAATGTCAAGTTGAAAAGCGGAGTCATCACCCGCAAAATTTTGAGTTTCGTGGCGGGCGACAAGCTTGAAACAGCGACAGGCCTCCAGGTCTATAAGGGGCTCGAAGTCCTGAATATCGACCCTGAACGTAGTTCAGTTACTTTTGTCAATGATGTTGTTCTAAGCAAGGGACAAGTTGTCGGCGATATTTCCGAAGACGCCATGAAGCGCGCCCAAATTCGCGAAACCATCAAGTCACACTTCGAAAAAGAAAAGTTTAATTTTGAACGCGGCATCAAGACGCTTTCGCTGTTCTTCATTGACGAAGTTTCCAAATACAAGTCTTACGATGACGAAGGCAACGAAGTCAAAGGCGAATACCAGAAAATTTTCGAAGAAGAATACGATTACTACCGTAACGAAAACAGCAACCTGTTCAACGGGAAATATCAGGAGTATCTGGACCGCTTTGATGCCGCACAAGTCCATAACGGATATTTTTCCATCGACAAGAAGGGTCATGCCATCAATAGCGCCCTTAAACGTGGTTCCGACATCGCGGACGATATTTCTGCATACGACTTGATTCTCAAAAACAAGGAACAGTTGCTCAGTTTTGATGAACCGACGCGATTCATCTTCTCGCATTCGGCACTCCGTGAAGGCTGGGACAATCCGAACGTTTTCCAAATCTGCACATTGCGCCACGCAAGTTCCGCTACGGCAAAACGCCAAGAAGTAGGCCGCGGCCTTCGCTTGTGTGTAGATATCAACGGCAACCGCATGGACCTTGATTCACTCGGCGAAAACATTCACGAAGTCAACAAGCTGACCGTCATTGCAAACGAAAGCTACAAAGATTTCGTTTCGGGCCTTCAAGCCGAAACCAAGGAAGTCCTGCGTACTCGCCCGACAAAGGCCGACGAAGAATTCTTTATCGGCAAGAACGTCACTGTCGATGGAGTCAAACGCCCGATTACAAAGGCCGAAGCGGATGCCATTCACGCCTACTTGCTCATTAACGATTACATTGACGACAAGGGCAACGTTACCGAGGTTTACAAGATCGCCCTCAAGAACGGAACGCTGGAGCCTATCAAGAAGGCTTCCATCGCCCCCATGGAAGCAGATGTCCACAAGCTTGTGCAATCTATCTTTGACGAATCAATCGCCCTTGACGGAATGGTCGAAGACGGCAACCAGACAGAAATCAAGGATAACGGACTCAACAAGGCGAACTTCGAAAAGAAGGAATTCCAGGAACTGTGGAATCAAATCAACCACAAGTACGCCTATACCGTGCACTACGACAGCGACGAACTTATCAAGAAAGTCGTGGACGATATCAATGCAAACTTGATTGTGAAGAAGTTGTCTTATACAGTGCAGTCTGGCGAGCAGAAAGACGTAAACGATTTTGGCGACAACCAAAAAACCGCTTCGGAAGTAGTCGATATCGCCGCCATGTCGCAAACCAAGTATGATCTGGTCGGTGAAATTGCCAAGGGCGCGACCCTCACCCGCAAAACCGTCGTCGCCATATTGAAGCGGATTGACGCAAGCAAGTTTGCATTATTCAAGAGCAATCCTGAAGAATTTATCAGCAAAGTCATCAAGACCATCAAGGAACAGAAAGCGACCATGATTGTGGAGTGCATTCGCTACAACACAATCGACGACACTTACGACAGTACCATTTTCACTAACGAAAAGCATTCTTCAACATACGAACGCGCAATCCCCGCCAACAAGAGCATCATGGAATATGTGTTCCCCGACAGCAATGGCGAAAAAGAATTTGCCGAAGCTCTAGAAAAGGCAACCGAAGTCTGCGTGTACGCCAAACTACCGAGAAGCTTCCAGATTCCGACCCCTGTAGGCAACTACGCTCCCGACTGGGCTATCGCCTTTGAAAAGGACAAAGTAAAACACGTATTCTTTGTTGCCGAAACAAAAGGTTCAATGGATACAATGATGCTTCGCCCTGTCGAAAAGGCAAAAATCGAATGCGCCAAGAAGCTGTTCAATGAAGCCTCGACCGGGAATGTCCACTACGCACACGTAGCGAGCTACCAGGATTTGCTGAATGCAGTGAGGGCTGGGTAA